GagtttttcacttttcaggGTCAGATCCTGGTGAACGGCGCGGCTGTGTTAGAGGCAGCTGTGGAAGCCAAAAACGGGCGTCTCTACGTGCTGGATCGAGTTTTGATTCCAGCCTCTATTGAACCTGTGCTGCCCCACAGGTGTGACAGTACGGAGACCAGCATCATTAAGGTGAGACTCGAGGTCGACGTGATCTGCAACTGactttgaattaaatattatttctcttttgttaAGTAAACAGACCAAAGAGCTTTGTCGTGGATGTGGAACGCTGATCCAGATCGGTTTCtttcagacaaatgtttttcagGCAGAATGAGgaattaaactgtaaaactggAGCAATCACAAACCCACATTTGCCTCAAAAGgttttactgtgtctgtgtagaaACCGCCTCCACCCTTACTGTAGATCCACAGTTTTAGTTTCACAGTGGGGACTCGCGATCTGGTCTACTCCCTGTTTATAAGTCAGACTGTCCAGTACCTGATGGATCCAATTCCAGAGCATACAGGGTCCTGGACTGGGTTTTCTGAGTTAATTTAGGAAAGGAAAGATTTGTGCTGTTAACAGGACAAAATGTCTCTTTGGGAGAAGAAAACTCAAATTATAAAGAGCTTCATGCTGCTGGAACCAGTCTGACTATGTctgagtttcttttttctgtcttcccagATGAGTGTTGGTTTCCACAGGAACTAACCTCTGCTGTTATATTTTAGGGCGACTGTGTGAGCTGCTCAAAAGGACAGAAATCTTCGGCGTGCTCATCCGGAGTTTACACGGTAAGACGTGTCACTCTGTTAAATCTGTGTGTTGGTGGACCATCAAACACCTGACCACCTTTCTCTCTGCTGATGCAGGGCTCATCCACTTATGGGTGTGTTTACAGTCTCTCCATTGGCAGTCCACCGGTCCAGATTCCAGCAACGGGTTGCTCACCGCTCTGCAACATCACTGTAACagtaaatgcacacaaaaaccCAGCAAAGTGTTCCTGCTTAAACTCTCTGCAGTTCTTCGCATGCACAACACTCTGGTTGATAACGTGACGTCTACCTGTTTGTGTTCAGACTCCAGCATGTTGTAAGGGGTTCTACGGCCCAGACTGCAGTCCTTGTCCTGGAGGATACCAGACTCCCTGTTCTGGACATGGTCAGGTCAGATTCAAAACACTGATTCAGACTGTAactaaacattcacagttttaacatttaacagagTAAAACTTAAGAAATGAATCGGTTGTTCAGTTAAGATTGAAACTCGGCTCTGACTTTAAACATGGCGATGAACCTGCAAGAATCCAGCCTGGGATGGAATCCAGTGTCTGAACAGACAGATTCCATCACAGGATTTAACGTGtctgtgatttgattttattgtattaatttaaagaaaaggtCGTGCAGGTTGGGTAGCTGAATGACTTTAGTGCATTTCTGtaatgaaacaataataattttacagtGTATGGAGGAGGTGGGTGACGTTTAAGGTCCTGATCTAAGAACCTAGAAACCCACTGGTCTGGTATCTGTGAAGATGAGGACGGTGGAGGTTCGTCACTAAATGAGGGTTCTGGTTGTTTTCCAGTGTCTGGGCGGGATTGAGGGAAATGGATCGTGTGTTTGCAATCCAAACTTCAGTGGCTCCCGCTGTCAGTACTGTGCCTCCTCCAATAAATATGGACCAAACTGTGACAAAAGTAAGTCTAAGTCGTCTCACCTTATGACATCACACAGGTAGGTGTGACGTCAGAATGATTTAACCTCACCTGTGCACCTCCAGCCTGCCCCTGTATCCACGGACAGTGTGATAATCGTCCGGACTCAGACGGTCGGTGTAAGCTGGACTCTTGTCAGAAGGGTTTCACCGGTCGGTTCTGCGATCGTCAGACGGCGGCGTGCGGGgttcaggtccagttctgtcacGCCCATGCAGACTGTGACTTCAGCCAGGGAACGCCCAGGTGAGTTTACTGGTTATGAAGCTAAACTTGGCTCTGAAAGGAGCCTCCAATATTCTTTCTACTCCTTTCTAAAttatatcatttatatttatattgaaaTCTGTTCATATTAAAGTTgctgcaaaaacacactgatgacattttaatgtgtgtaacAACTTAAGGGTCTGAGCTGTTCAATACAGGATTATCTTCGGTGTTTTCACAGGTGTGTATGTAAACCTGGTTACCAAGGTGACGGTATCACCTGTGTGGAGTCCGACCCGTGTGCTCCCCCTCTCAGAGGCGGCTGCAGTGTGAATGTAAGTCTATTACACATCCGTCCTTCTCTTATTAAAGAGCAACAGCTCAGCTCTGTGCAAACGCCTCGCTGTGCCCCCTGCAGGCTAAATGTGTGAAGACAGGACCAGGGAGTCACTCCTGTCAGTGTCTCTCCGGGTGGAGGGAGGACGGGGACGAGTGTCAGCCCATCAACAACTGCAACGGTCCGGACAGAGGAAGCTGCCACCCTAACGCCACCTGCATCTATGTTGGACCTGGACAGGTAACATCCAGCAACGTTTACCTGCAGTCGCCATGGAAACAGACACGTGTCACTGTCACTCCTGAACTGTTGATGGTGAAGAAGCCACAGCAGGAGAACAAACAGCCAAGGTCAAAGgtcctgttttcttcttttccccAACAGAGCGACTGCAGCTGTAAAGCTGGATACAAAGGAAACGGACAGGAGTGTGAGCCCGTTAACCAGTGTGTGACTGAGAACGGGGGCTGTCATTACTGGGTGAGTACAACAGGTATCGCGCTTCAGTCCGATCACAGTCACTGACCCCAAACATCCCAGAATAAACGGCGTGTCTGCAGGCCAGCTGTCTGCTGCGCTCCTCTCGGTGGACGTGTGTCTGTGACGAAGGATATGTTGGAAATGGACGCGTGTGTTACGGCACCGTGGAGCAGGTGAGACTCAAACTCGTTGGTGTGACCGTTAACGTCCTTATGAACTCTGAGCTTATCTCTTCTGATGATTTCAGGAGCTGACGGCTCTGCCGGACGCTGCAGACTTCTCGGGCTGGATGACTGTGAGCATCACACACAGCTTTAACACACTTAAATCAGTTCCTCACTCTTTAGCCAGATAATCGCACAATTCATGGGATGGCTGtaaatgcactttttttttttacctttgtttaACCTAGAAATGCATCGTTCTATATATCTTACAGGTGTGATCGTATTTAACTGTATGTACAATGTGTAACTGCAAATCCTAATGTCATTCACATCCAAACAGTTTGGATGTATGAGTAATGTGAGAAATCACTAAACTCCAGTAGACGGACAACAGATATGTGTCTACTTTAAAAACCATGACATCATATTTTAGAAGTGTGTACCACAGTTTGTAGGAAATATTCccctttgtttttccttcccGTCAGGAGTCCGGCCTGTCTCAGTCTCTGCTGGATCAGAACATCACCCTCCTGCTTCCAtcttcagctgctgttgctAAAATGTCTTCAGAGGACAAAAACTTCTGGACCATGAAGGGAAACCTGCCGAGTCTCATTAGGTTCCAGCTCAGTCACATCGTGGTTTATGTTGATACTATTGATACTAAGCATTAGTTAAAGTGTTAAAGTcagggttttatttttaactggaGTATGAAGTTAGACTAGTTCCATTGAATGCAGCACTTTAActcctgtgtttctctgacaGAAACCACATGATCCTAGGGAACTATCCCATTTCCAGCCTCAACAACATTTCCTCTGTGACTTCCCTTCTCAAGACAACTTTTCCACTTTCGTCCAACCGCGAGGTGACGTCCAGTCTCATTTCTGCCCAAAGATCACCGTTGTCCTGCTGCCAGGTGTGTTCACGTTGTTCTTTGTTCCATCAGCTCCCAGCTGTCGGCGGAGCGACTATCACCACAGCAGACTTAGCTGCAACCAACGGGCTGATCCATGTTGTTGATAAGGTACAGAGCTGACAGCTTGATGATGCTGACAATGCTTCGACTCCGCACActgagatgtttgtgtgtctgcaggttcTGGTTCCTGACAGGAAGCTGAGTGAAGGTCTGCTGGCGACATTGGCTCTTAGACCGGAGTTCTCGCTCTTCAGATCGTATCTCATCGTACGAacgctcagacacacacactgtgctggaTCCTGTCAGCTTTGACTCTGACTCAGATGACTATttgtacatttctgtgtgttttgttcaggACTACAATCTGACTGACGAGATCGAACAGGTTGGCGAGTTCAGCATCTTTGCTCCGACAGATGTGGCCATCACAGATCACCTCAGgaacatggcagcagctgctctggTACAGTGACCGACGTAAAGCTCTCATTTACATCGTGACATGCTCAACATGTGACTGCTTTTCGACAGTGAACAGTAAAAGCAGCTTGGATCTGGTCTGTTCTGGTTCATAGGACGTGAACACGACTCGGTACCACGTGGTGCCCACTCGGCGCCTGTTAAAAACCGACCTGCAGCTCGGTGGATACAAGCAGACGATGCTGGGATTCTCCTTCCAGCTGGGCATCTTCCCCCGGGACGGAAAGGTCTGAGggtgaaacactgaaactgaaactggacCGAGTCCAGATTGGCCTGTTCACGTGATGATCCAAACTCTCCaactgtgtttgtctcttccAGCTGTTTGTGAACAATGCTCAGTTGAACTCCACCAACATCCTGAGCGGGAAGGGAGTGATCCACGGTCTGTCCGCGGTTCTACACATCACCAGGAACCGCTGTGATGAAGCGGCAAACCAGAAGGTCATGGTGAGTTCTGCTGACACTCTGTGACACCAAGTGCTCTGCTGGCCATGCATCAATAACCGAGTGTCTCCACAGGGTGCGTGTGTCGACTGTTTGCTCCCAGAGAGCAAAGCCTGCCCGAATGGAACCATCCGAGACGTAAGATTTCTGACAATTGCACCAAACTCGAcacaatggaaacaaaacacaaagtgtagGAATTAACCCAGCACCACTCCCGCTGTCTGCAGAAAtcggtgaggaggaggaagaaatgtatgtttgttcGGGTGTTCGAGGAAGAGCGGCTGTTCAGCATCGGCTGCAGATCCACCTGTGTCCAGACGAACGTGGTAAGTCACCAGGATGAGACGGGACGTCCTTTAACAGGCCAAGCAACTCAccactttttctgtttccagttgGCCAAGTGCTGCGGAGGGTTTTTCGGAGAGCACTGCGAGCCCTGTCCCGGACCGAAGGGTCAGCCCTGCTTCGGTAACGGAGCGTGTTTGGACGGGACGAACGGCACCGGGGTCTGTCAGTGCAGCAAAGGGTTCGAGGGGACGGCCTGTGAAACCTGCCAGAGCGGGAAATACGGAGTCCACTGTGACCAAGGTCAATACGCATCGCACAGTAACAGCAGAACAGAGCCGAACACGAATCTGCTGCCTACTCACCTTGCCTGATCTCTCTGCAGACTGTCGGTGTAAAAACGGCCGCTGCAGTGACGGGACGAAGGGAGACGGGACGTGCGACTGTGACGTTGGCTGGAGAGGAGTCGTCTGTGACGAAAGTACAACAATCTCAGAGCAGTGAACGCACCACACGGGTCTTATCACACAAGTAGCCttttgtaaagaagaaaaataggaaaataataatttttaagtTGAAGTCAGAGTGAATCCGTCACACCTGAGTTCAGACCGATCAAAGCTCCCGTTCACTTGGTATCAGTGACCTGTGTTCTTTACGTCAGATGTTAACCTGCTAGTAGTACTTTTACCTACAGTTGTAGAATCACAGCACATTCGTTTGAGCTCTCATCATGTTTGTTGTTCGCTGCCTTTTTTCAGAGATCCAATCCAAAGCTGACGAACTGTGCGGATCAGTCCAGTGTCACACCAGTTCAAAGTACGTGGCTACAAACTGCTTTGTTCAGACGTGTTGTACTCGTCCTCGACTTCATTACATATGACGCAGAAACGGAACAAGCTCGAAGCTAAATTAACGTTCTGCTAACAAGATACGGAGAGGTTTTTTAGCTTTTAGTATTTGGTTCCTGCAGCTAAAGCAGAAACACGtgttctcctccctctgtgtttctgatctCACCTCTCAGACaccagctgtttttcttctttgtctctgttaCATTAGTTCAGTTTTTCTGACTCAGACCTGAAGCTTCACAGTCCGACTTTTACTTTGTTTGACTCTTTGTGAATGAAATGATCAAATCTCTGGAAAGAGAACGTTTTGAAATGTACTGGTACCTCTGGTGGTTTTATAGAAATCCAACAGAGTCTGGTGAATATTAACAACTTCTTTTATTCTCGGCTacttttcacaataaaagcatgatGCACCTAAAACATCTGTTAAGGAAACTTGTCCCTTGACGacagtttgtcttgttttctgtctcctaCTCTGACAGCTGTGTTATCCGACCGTCTGGgcctcagtgtctctgtgctgctggatTCGAAGGAAACGGAACCTTCTGTCAAGGTAAAACCACCAGAGCCCTGCCTCAGGTGAATTAGTCACACCTGAGCTCAGAATGCTGTCTTATTCTCAAAGGCACATATTGACTGATATGgagatgttgatgctgctgctgctgctgctgatgttttgtgTGCAGCTAAAGACCCGTGTCTCGTGGATAACGGCGGCTGCAGTCTGTATGCGGTCTGCAAGAGGACTTTACCCGGCCTGAGAGACTGTGTCTGTAACAGGGGATACGCTGGTGATGGACtcgtgtgtgttggtgggttcaaagtttggatttttctggaaattatttcaaaatctTCTCCACTGAACCACAGTCTGAGACCTGCTACACTGAGTACTCCAAAAACTACTTCTTCAAAGTATTGTTACATCACTCAGCCAAAcggaaattatatttttatattttgtattttaaaatgaatgtttgaacattttaacaGACGACAATaattaagaaatgaaaatggGTAATTCATTTCTATCCAGGGAGTGCATCAGAAATACTGTCCTGAGTTGTAATTGTAGGGTACTTCATTGCAGgagttttgtgtttctcacacagaaataaatccGTGTCTGGAAGGAAAAGGAGGCTGCCACGTCAACGCAGACTGTGTCCACACCGGACCAAACAAAGTAAGAAGTGGTTTTCCTCTGAATTAAAAGAACTTTGTGTGGATGGCGAGgtgtttaatgtgttgtatAACTTTGTTGAACTCTGCAGACATCCTGCGTCTGCAGTGAAGGTTACTCCGGTGACGGACAGAACTGCGAGATGATCAACTTGTGTCGAAAGGTGAGTTTATCTTTACTGTGACTGGATTTCCAGCCTCTAACCTTAATCTGAGAGTCGGACTTCAGTTTACTAGTTAACACATAATGTAAAAGAATCCAGTGTATGTGATGTGTAGTATTACAAGTACTGCAAGATAACACATAGGTTCTGTGAGGTTCTGAGGTTTGAGTATTCCAAAATACCAGGCAGTGGAAGGAGAAAGGTCTCCAGCAGAACCGGGCTCAGGCTGGGCGGTGTGTAATAAGTGTAATAAACCAAATTGTTACCGAACAAAACCTGATTCGTAATAAATCAGGTTGTGACAGTCAGACACTTCTGTGTCTTCGACCTTTGTGCTGATGTGTCCAGAAAAACGGCGGCTGTCACCAGTTTGCCAAGTGTAACATGACGGGTCCAGGTGCTGTCAACTGCACATGTATCGGTAACTACATCGGAGACGGACTCGCCTGCAGAGGCACCGTGGGTAAGGTGAGTTGCCAATACCCCCGCCTCACCTTAACATTGTAACAGTAGTAAAGTTTTTGATGACTCTTGTGACTGTTCGTAGGAAATCTTGACCAGGAAGCTGAGAGACTTCTACCTCAGCCTGATGGTGAGTGATTGGAGTCCTTTCACTGTCACCTCCTGCAGGTAAAATCAAACCCACTGAAGTGAAAACTGTGGTTTCAGGTAGTGGAGATTTCTCTCAAAGGTCGCGGACCCTTCACCGTGTTTGCTCCCAACGCTGAGGCCTACACAGCTGACAGAAACGGCGCCGGCAAGGTGATGGATTTAGTTTCTGAACAAGCTTAACTTTCAAATTTCAGCCACGTTAAGGAGAACGAACCTTCATGTTCCCTCAGGAGGAgtttttagctttaatttgTGCAGTACGCTGATTTCTAACATGAGGATGAATCAGCaccatttattatttagaagCAAATGATTAAGAACACGCTTTAGAAATCTGACAAGCGACAAAGACAAAGCCAGATGAAAGAATATAACAATCCTAAACTTAAATCAGTACTCATTTCACATACCTGCAGTTTCAGAGATTAATTGATCTgcatcattttgtctttttagatGAAGTCGTTGCTGGcgataaataaagaaaaatacgCCACAGTCCTGCGTAGCCACATTGTCATGTGTCACACTCTGCTGCCTGCTGACCTGGGACGACCTCGAAACCTGACGACTCTGTCCGGACTCGTCCTGACCACCAGGTCCAACCAGGTGACCAGTTTAAGTTTAACCGACACAATAAGGACAGTAAGTAACCAGGCAGGAAAAATCTTGTAAAAGGTTGGGCAGAATCAATCCAAAGAGCAGACAAAAGGTGAGGTTCAGAGGACGGGTAACAGGAAATAGTGAAAGACTTAAGAGTGACAGATTTTCCTGGTTCTTTGTAGTGACGCACCACCATTTAGATTCAATTCTGGCTTTAAGAATCAGAGGGTAGAAAAATTTGAATCATTTATGTAATGATAAATTAGAATCAATAAGAAATTGTACATAAACACAACGCTtgatgtaatattaatatttgatcTGAACAGGGTTCAGAGAACAAAATGCCTTCTGGTCGGTAATCAAATTGAATTCATGTTTGTACGTTTCAGGGTTTCATCTCTGTCAACGAGGCAAACGTGACATACAGCGACGGCATCAGCATTAACGGCATCTTCCATGAGATCAACAAGATCCTCTTTCCTCCTGCTGTGGACAAAGACAAGAATCCAGACATCTCTGTGAGTACaggacacagcagctgcagctcgaTTAGTAACtggttaataattaataattgtaaaaaaaaaaagtagagctCAGAGTAAGGTTAGTTTGACCAACAACAAACGTAGATCAGATTCAGATTTCAACTGCATTCAGTAGTTTCACTGAAAAACTTCATTCTTTTCCTGCTGGATGTTACAGCTGAACCTGACTGACGTGGCTGAACGTGATGGTTATAAAACCTTCTACAAGCTGCTCGAGGTGAGACGTTAAAACTTTGTCCAGTAAGTGTCCTCTCCACGCCCTGTACTACCTCCCGTACTGATGCTGGTGTGGTTTCAGGACACAGGTGTGATGAACCAGGTGAACAATGAGATTTTCCGGCCAGTGACGGTGTTCCTGCCTTCAGATGGTGTCATGGCGTCTCTGCCTCAGGAGCAGAAGGATTTTCTGTTTCACCAACACAACCGGCCTCAGCTGGTGGAGTACCTGAAGTTCCACGTCCTACAGAACCAGAAGGTGAAAACTGGAATATTTGATTctatgttttttaatgaaaagcaCAACACAGAATGCAAACTACAAATATAGAAGCTCAGAGTAGAGCTGCTGCACCTTCATGTCCAGAGGATCATGGATCAGGACCCTCCCTGCTCTGGGGTAGACAGCTTTCCTCCAGGAGGACCTGGAAATCTTGCTGCGATTGTAGTTGTAGAGCAGCCCTGATTATTTTGCTTCCACCATGACTCGACTTGgttaaacagcagaaaatggaTGAAAACTAGTTTAGAAGTTACTAGTTAGAGGGATTGAGCACCGTTCATTTGGAGTTGACACCATCCGATTGAtgaacagtgctgctgtttcccCTTCAAACTTGTTTTCTCCAAACGCAGATTTATGCTGAAGGTCTGATCCACCTGGAATCAGCTCGGACTCTGCAGGGCTCACCGCTCTCCTTCACCTGTGGAGGGACAGACCGCATAGTAAGAACGATGAACACAGGaaaccaaagaagaagagatgacAGAAGAATGGCGAATAACGACTCTTTCCGTTTGAAACAGGGAGAGATCTTTGTTAACGATGGAAACTGTCGGATTGTTCAGAGACACCTGGTCTTTAACGGTGGGATCGCTTATGGGATCGACTGCCTGCTGACTCCACCCAGCCTTGGAGGACGCTGCGATGAGCAGACGACCTTTGACCTGAAGGTAAAGCCTGATTTCCTGAGTCCGTCTCCAAAGCTGCTGTCCCTGTGGTGTATTGGcgacagctgaatgttaacttaagTTTATAGCAACAGTTAATTAAAGCTTATTATTGTATTAAGTAGACTTAACTAGTAGACACATTAATTAACTATTACTTAGCTGTTACTTAACGTTTGTTACTATATTAACTGCTTTAACTATCCTCAACAAAgtattttgttaatgttgttgttgttcttcttctggTTTAGATGAGCTGTGAGCAGTGCGGCAACTCCGCAGGTCGCTGTCCCAGAGGAACTAAAGTCAAGGTCTGACTCCTCGTctgttaacacacacagtattctGCCACACTTATGCTCCGACAAATAGATACCTCCTCTCCCAATCACCATGCTGAAGATTATGCTTGATTCTCTTTGTTTAATGATGAATTGAAAGTAGggtaaaactacaaaaagacaccatgaaataaaagtaattgtacattaaaatgcaaatattgtACTTGAATATTACAATAAACTATTGAAGCGTGAATTACCAATGACCAGAAATCAGTTCCCCAAGTAAGTTACACATTGTCATAAATGATCTTTTACAATGTATAAATTTAAACATGCCACAATGAACATAACTCAAAAATATCCATTTCACAAATTACATTGACCTCTAAAGAGAAAGGAACCTACCAATAATGCTTTCAAAGTCTAATCTGAAATTCATGTGAGCCTAGCCTTACGCTCTCCTTACTCCTGGACATTAAGTCTCAGTGTAGTTAATAGACCCCTTTGCTACGGACAcatgacacacagagaaatatgaACCTTGGGTTTGTGTGTCCAATTCCTCTGTGTCTTGTTTCAGGAGATACAGAAGTGCGACCTTCCCACCATGTTCGTCAATAAAAACTCCGGCTGCCGCAGCATCTGCACCATCAACTTCTGGCAACCAAAGTGTTGTCATGGTTACTACGGGCGAGACTGTCTGGGTGAGACAACACCATCAACTGGAGATAAACCACGTTCAGCTACTTTTCAGACCTGTTTGATAACGAGAGTAAATGTTAAAATCCAATATATGACATTCTTGTATTATTCttacaaatgaaactgaaattcaAATTTAGACATACATGCTTAAATTTGTTACCACGTTAcattgaatgtgttttaatttacagtaaatctaCTGTAAGTGAAACTATTTAAAGTTTCTAATTCtggatttaaaagtaaaaaagatcaaaaaagattttaaaataaatgtctgttaAAACTTTAGCTTAGTAACAAAACTAACTAGTAACTAACTAGTTTGGACCTATTAATGTTGATACTGTTAATATCACATTAATAATTTGACGTATCATCATGATTTTCACTttgctgtgtatttatttagattttaaaagttAGATTTTAGTTTAAACTTAAAAATTCGTCATGTGAtcatattataatttaattagaTATTTTAACCTCAAACATTcttagattattatttttagtacTGATGAGTAATTTTCAGTTCCTTTCCTGTGTATTAATACATTTTCCGTACAGAGTCAAGGTGGGTTAGATTAACTGGATTGTGTTTCTCTCTCGATCCAGTCTGTCCGGGCGGCGTCGGCTCTCTCTGCAATAACCGTGGTAAATGTGATGACGGTCACCTTGGTAACGGCACCTGTACCTGTGATGCAGGTTTCAGGGGCGTGGCCTGTGAGCTGTGCAGCGACGGCTTCTATGGACCCACCTGTAAAGGTGAGCATGAACTGAAGGAACCTGTAACAGACCTTGGGACTGTGGGTCCCAggaaacatttagtttaaatatgAGGTTTGTTCTTTCTGTCCTGAGTCGGGTTTCGGTGTAGCTACAGGGTGGATGTGAAGTCTGCTTCCTGTGTTCAGGCTGACTAATCAGGAGAGAGACCTGTGATGCTTCCATCCAGCATCAGCAGGTTTAGCTGAACCCCTGTAGGCAGCACATCACAGTTCATGAACCTGAGACCACTGCGCTGTTTTTTTCTATAAACCCAGGACTCGTCATTAACAGCTGAAGGACCTGTGTGTGCTTACACGCGTAGCAGCCTCGTCTGTGACGTGAGCGGGTTTCTGATCCTGATTATCTCTCTTTCAGCATGTAACTGCTCAGAACACGGGTCCTGTGACGATGGACACAGAGGAACAGGTTTATGTTTCTGTGAGCCCGGGTGGACTGGGGAACGATGTGACAAACAGCAAGGTGAGTGGATTTTCTGAAGGTGTCAGTGGGTTTCCTGTGAGGCcgatgtaaaaaaacacagacaatagCAGACTTGGTATTTCTCCTCACATGTAACCTGTGAATTTCATGTATGAAAGGTGATGGATGCTAATAAAACCCAACAGGTTTTAGGATTGAATCGTTGGACTGAGGAGCTGTTTGGTTCTATCCAGTTCTTTGAATCCTCACTAGGTCGACttgtcctgtgtgtttctgtgtcctgCAGCTCAAGCCTTTGAGTGTTCTCCATCCTGTTCTCCAAAAGCTGTCTGTAAGGAAAATAACACCTGTGTGTGTCGGCCATTTTATGAGGGAGATGGATTCACCTGTACAGGTAATACACCTATGTGGTGTGTAAGATTCCCAACATTTTCCACCTACTTTAAATCCGACATCAGAGtacaacagtaaaactgtaGTAGATCACAAATACTTGGACTAAAGGTGACAAATGCAGGGTAAAACATGTTGTGGAATAATACGGCTCTCACGCTGACGTAATGAGACGTGATGTCAGGAgctgctttctctgtctctgcagtggtTGACGTGTGTCAGTTCTGGAACGGCGGTTGTGCTAAAGGAGCCAAATGTTCTCCGAAAGGAGAAAAGGTGAGCTG
The window above is part of the Anabas testudineus chromosome 23, fAnaTes1.2, whole genome shotgun sequence genome. Proteins encoded here:
- the stab2 gene encoding stabilin-2 isoform X1 — encoded protein: MELCRLPLLLVSVTATMMMMKKSLVASQQNFCSNSTVLRTRTACHSCSISALIPCPSGFRQTPRSVAKDCNYYIRTISLKLPVSGCSFECYREEEVKSCCPGYWGPDCVECPDRADRPCSNRGVCSDGLGGNGTCTCQVGFAGTACDDCAPGRYGRTCNSACSCVHGLCDSGVKGDGRCTCFSGYKGPNCDQELPACAALSCQQNTRCMEEALTGRLVCQCLPGYQKSGDQCLSINPCLQKVCHVHASCVHTGPNQHLCACNEGYSGDGRVCMAIDPCQTERGGCSARSTRCVYDGPGKSHCECLPGFENLLNGVCSMKDSCRPDSCDRNANCTTVGPGRVECNCLQGYLGNGKVCYGNIMQRLSDLNTEPRGQWTGQLSHAITLFAALSWPLQNLGPFTIFVPINKGFKGISVRTLTADVSKAKYLCKMHLVAGVMPFDTLKKTNIFYTLTGKSAETDTSEGDSQTKIRIHGSRKKGVIIQSDLMASNGMIHIINKLMDSVSPTVESDTEENLMKFISNYGKFDKFKSLLEKTDLAAVMDLPGPITVFAPCSVAFDEMTDGHLQYLSSPEGHNKLVELMRNHIVPSTTLEVYNAVSSPRIVTMANQVLTINVTENGQILVNGAAVLEAAVEAKNGRLYVLDRVLIPASIEPVLPHRCDSTETSIIKGDCVSCSKGQKSSACSSGVYTGSSTYGCVYSLSIGSPPVQIPATGCSPLCNITVTTPACCKGFYGPDCSPCPGGYQTPCSGHGQCLGGIEGNGSCVCNPNFSGSRCQYCASSNKYGPNCDKTCPCIHGQCDNRPDSDGRCKLDSCQKGFTGRFCDRQTAACGVQVQFCHAHADCDFSQGTPRCVCKPGYQGDGITCVESDPCAPPLRGGCSVNAKCVKTGPGSHSCQCLSGWREDGDECQPINNCNGPDRGSCHPNATCIYVGPGQSDCSCKAGYKGNGQECEPVNQCVTENGGCHYWASCLLRSSRWTCVCDEGYVGNGRVCYGTVEQELTALPDAADFSGWMTESGLSQSLLDQNITLLLPSSAAVAKMSSEDKNFWTMKGNLPSLIRNHMILGNYPISSLNNISSVTSLLKTTFPLSSNRELPAVGGATITTADLAATNGLIHVVDKVLVPDRKLSEGLLATLALRPEFSLFRSYLIDYNLTDEIEQVGEFSIFAPTDVAITDHLRNMAAAALDVNTTRYHVVPTRRLLKTDLQLGGYKQTMLGFSFQLGIFPRDGKLFVNNAQLNSTNILSGKGVIHGLSAVLHITRNRCDEAANQKVMGACVDCLLPESKACPNGTIRDKSVRRRKKCMFVRVFEEERLFSIGCRSTCVQTNVLAKCCGGFFGEHCEPCPGPKGQPCFGNGACLDGTNGTGVCQCSKGFEGTACETCQSGKYGVHCDQDCRCKNGRCSDGTKGDGTCDCDVGWRGVVCDEKIQSKADELCGSVQCHTSSNCVIRPSGPQCLCAAGFEGNGTFCQAKDPCLVDNGGCSLYAVCKRTLPGLRDCVCNRGYAGDGLVCVEINPCLEGKGGCHVNADCVHTGPNKTSCVCSEGYSGDGQNCEMINLCRKKNGGCHQFAKCNMTGPGAVNCTCIGNYIGDGLACRGTVGKEILTRKLRDFYLSLMVVEISLKGRGPFTVFAPNAEAYTADRNGAGKMKSLLAINKEKYATVLRSHIVMCHTLLPADLGRPRNLTTLSGLVLTTRSNQGFISVNEANVTYSDGISINGIFHEINKILFPPAVDKDKNPDISLNLTDVAERDGYKTFYKLLEDTGVMNQVNNEIFRPVTVFLPSDGVMASLPQEQKDFLFHQHNRPQLVEYLKFHVLQNQKIYAEGLIHLESARTLQGSPLSFTCGGTDRIGEIFVNDGNCRIVQRHLVFNGGIAYGIDCLLTPPSLGGRCDEQTTFDLKMSCEQCGNSAGRCPRGTKVKEIQKCDLPTMFVNKNSGCRSICTINFWQPKCCHGYYGRDCLVCPGGVGSLCNNRGKCDDGHLGNGTCTCDAGFRGVACELCSDGFYGPTCKACNCSEHGSCDDGHRGTGLCFCEPGWTGERCDKQQAQAFECSPSCSPKAVCKENNTCVCRPFYEGDGFTCTVVDVCQFWNGGCAKGAKCSPKGEKVSCTCPKGHTGDGFTCQPIDPCASGDNGGCHEHATCTMTAPGKKKCTCKDNYIGDGVTCEVKRLPISRCLQDNGQCHDDAKCTDLHFEDATLGVFHYRSDQGQYKLNYSAAQQACTAEGGSLATYNQLSYAQQGGLNMCAAGWLDGARVAYPTTYSNPKCGFGHVGIVDYGIRNNLSETWDTFCYRMKEVKCECKLGYVGDGFTCTGNLLQVLRSTPTFSNFLTQILNYSQVSESGKQFVKRLSTLTVQSTLFVPENSGLSDNQVSPGEVLILVSLTVPHLSPPVRLSLQTLSQRDIEFHLSEGQALPLDQLKNGSRIKTRVGSLTVLGVADLLNPSALSSRYINGRFVTDSDIPASNGIIHILQAPLKAPPPHQQMHVAHRAGMGVGVVLLVVLVVAVVFVGYHFYTHNTKPFQFHYFKEDEAEEEAPAPAAAAGGSRSICNPVYEAAPEPAETNTSPEDKHEVVNGGSYDLLQDS